DNA from Candidatus Methylomirabilota bacterium:
GTTGGCGCAATTAGTTGGAACGGTACTAGTACCCCTCCAACTAAATCTCCCTGAGCACATCAAGCTTCCGCGAGGGGTACTGAGGGGTTGTAGGGGAGAGACTCCCCTACGCTTGGGGGGTGCTCAGCGAGGCTAAAGTCGAGCGCCGAAGGGGGGCCTGCCCCCCTAGCGGAAGTGACGCACCAAGGGGGGATTGTTAGCGGGAAATAGTTGGTGCGGCACTAGAGACCCTTTCCCGAGCAGCATCGAGACAATCTGTCCCACCTATGGACTGGTCCTGTTTCCTTCTAGAGAAAAATTCGGACAAAAAATTAGAGGCGAGCCCCGCTGGCAGTGCTTAGAGGGCCGTAAGTGTTTGTATTCGTTGTGTCCGTCCCAAAAAGTGAGCCAGCCGGATCGGGCTCCGTCATTGGCAGTGGTCCCATACTTGCTAGTAAAAACGTGGCCCAGCTCCGTCGGTCCCAGCCGAGAAAACGGCGATCAAGGGGATGACAAGTCTGGGGTACAGCGCCCACAAAGCCAGAGGTCGATCGGATAATGACAGAATCCCGTGAACACAAAATGAGAGCCTTTTTTAACTCGCGCTTCGTCAAAGGCGAGAAACGGAGAAGCTACCGCCTGGCGTTCATCCTGTTCTGGTCCATCCTCATGTATCTCTTTTTCAGTCATTTTGTCATAAGCGTCGGGATCATACGGGAGACGAGCATGGTTCCGACGGTGCCCGAGGATGGCTACTACTTGGTCAATAAGTATATCTACTACTTTACCCGCCCCAAGCGAGGAGATATCGTCGTCCTGCGACAAAATGCCTATACACCTGAGATCCTGAAGCGGGTGGTCGGGCTGGAGGGTGAGACGCTGCTGATCAAGGGAGGCCACGTGTACATCGACGGTCGTCGATTGGACGAACCCTACGCTTTGGGCGGTACGTATCCCGATTTCGGTCCACATGCGATTGAGAAAGATACCTATTTCATCCTCGGGGACAACCGAAAGGTGAGTAAAGATAGTCGCCATTTTGGTACCGTTCCGTTTCAGAATATCGAGGGGAAAATCAAGCCAGGAGTATTCTTTCCGTTGTAGTAGAGCGACCCAGCTCTTTGTGGTCCTCCCTCCCTTCTTGATCCGGTCTAGCCCCCGTCAGGATTTCTGATGAGGCTGTACGGAAACCGGCAGTTTGGCAGAGGGGGTATCCTGTAACCACCTGTAATTACAAAGAGATACAAGACCAGGAGTGGCCCCAGATATGCATACGATACATGGCTGGTGTACGTGTAAAGACGGTGGCTCAGGCGGATGCTCGGACAGCTCATAGCAATCGCGGTTGAAGGCGAGCAGCGAGGCGAATGATGGCGGAAATCACTTCGGAGATGGGCCGTACAAGAACAGAGGACGAAAAAGTTTTTTTTGACTGGCGTTATGTCAGGGGCCTGAAAGAGCACCGAAGACATTACAGAATGGCCTTCATCCTGTTCTGGTCCATCTTGATGTATTACTTCGTTCAGGGATATGTCGTGGCCCTCGGGCTTGTGATAGACAGGAGCATGCAACCGTCGTTGCACAAGGAAGGGTATTATTTGGTCAACAAGTACATCTACCAGTTTACGAGTCCCGAGCGAGGGGACATTGTGGTGTTTAAGAGAACTCCAGATGCCGCTATGTTAGACGCCAAGCGCATTATCGGACTCCCCGGGGAAACCGTGCTGATTAGATCGGGAGATGTCTATATAGATGGCCACCGGTTGGAGGAGGCGTACGCCGTTGGCAAAACACACCCGGATCTCGGTCCCTATTCCGTCGCCGAGGGCACCTACTATGTCCTCGGGGATAGCCGATGGGTGAGGGAGGACAGCCGGGAGTTCGGGTCCCTTTCATTGAAGAAAATAGACGGGAAGATCGCACCGGACAAGCTATTCCCATTCCGCTAAAAAGCCACGAGATGGGTGCGCGAGATCTCCAAGAATCTCTTATTAAGGTTGTAGAGCGCGCCCAGGGGATCGAGATCCGTCGATACGAGCAGCGAGAGGAAGGTCCCCTTCACGACGAACTGCTGCCCACCATCAAAGAGGCCCTTTCAGAAGCGATCGATACCTTCACCCAGGTGATTGAATCCTACAGCACCCCCATCACAGATGACGATACAGGTGCCGTGTCAGATCCACCTCATGCCAGCTTTGGTTCCGACACGGATTCGACAAGGCATGGCGCCGAGCGGATCGCCGATATGTCATTTGTGGCCCGATGGGAGCTGCACCAAGAGCGTGAAGAACTTGGCAAGAACAGTTTTAGCAAAGAGATGTGGAGCCTCGTTAACGCGTGCAGCAGTGCACGTCGACGGTTAACCGCATCAGCGATTGCGGTCGAATACGCCATCTGTGCACAGGAAGGTCTGACTAGTACCCTCCATGACCTGTATCTCCGCGAACTGAACCACTCGCTACAAATCCGGCACGCGTATGCCCTGTTTCGGAATGCGGTGGTGGGGAAGGGTCCACCGAACCCGAAAAATGTGCGTCACCGCCTCCGCAAAGTTGCTACCGCCATTAAGAAGCTCACTCGAAGCGACATCTACAGCGAACTGCGTACCTCCGATCGCGTTCACCTACAGGAACTTCGCGGTCGAATCGCGGAATGCGTCGGGGTAAGCCGAGATGGCGATCCTCACGGGGCGCTCAGGCTATGGCAGGATATCGAGAACCTCTCCGAGCTTTTGCTGGGGATAAACAACCGGAGCGAGCTTCGTGAACATGATCAGAGCCTCGTTTCCGAGGCCTATAGCAGCCTTTTCGAGACCGATGGCGTGCCTGATTCGATTGCTGAGGAGCTACAGGTCCGCTTGCAGTCCCTGTTCGGCAGGGACGCGGAGGTGGACCGTCTGATTGTCATTCAGGGACCCCATTCGCCCGAGAAGTGGAAAAGTCCACTCGAA
Protein-coding regions in this window:
- the lepB gene encoding signal peptidase I, with the translated sequence MRAFFNSRFVKGEKRRSYRLAFILFWSILMYLFFSHFVISVGIIRETSMVPTVPEDGYYLVNKYIYYFTRPKRGDIVVLRQNAYTPEILKRVVGLEGETLLIKGGHVYIDGRRLDEPYALGGTYPDFGPHAIEKDTYFILGDNRKVSKDSRHFGTVPFQNIEGKIKPGVFFPL
- the lepB gene encoding signal peptidase I, translating into MAFILFWSILMYYFVQGYVVALGLVIDRSMQPSLHKEGYYLVNKYIYQFTSPERGDIVVFKRTPDAAMLDAKRIIGLPGETVLIRSGDVYIDGHRLEEAYAVGKTHPDLGPYSVAEGTYYVLGDSRWVREDSREFGSLSLKKIDGKIAPDKLFPFR